The following proteins are co-located in the Vicugna pacos chromosome 3, VicPac4, whole genome shotgun sequence genome:
- the FCHSD1 gene encoding F-BAR and double SH3 domains protein 1 isoform X1, with amino-acid sequence MQPPPRKVKPAQEVKLRFLEQLSILQTRQQREADLLEDIRSYSKQRAAIEREYGQALQKLAGPFLKREGHRSGEMDSRPSLGRGRMVFGAWRCLLDATMAGGQARLQASDRYRDLAGGTGRSAKEQVLRKGAENLQRAQAEVLQSVRELSRSRKLYGQRERVWTLAQEKAADVQARLNRSDHGLFHTRTSLQKLSTKLSAQSAQYSQQLRAARNEYLLNLVATNAHLDHYYQEELPALLKALVSELLEHLRDPLTSLSRTELEAAEMALEHARRGGQATSQVSWEQDLELFLQEPGVFSPTPPQQFQPAGNDQVCVLELEGGAGGVAGESGLEKEVQRWTSRAARDYKIQNHGHRVLQRLEQRRQQALEREAPGIEQRLQEVRESIRRAQVSQVKGAARLALLQGAGLDVQHWLKPAMTQAQDEVEQERRLSEARLSQRDLSPTAEDAELSDFEECEETGELFEEPAPQALATRPLPCPVHVVFGYQAGREDELTITEGEWLEVIEEGDADEWVKARNQHGEVGFVPERYLNFPDFSFPESGHDSDNPLGTEPTAFLARALYSYTGQSAEELSFPEGALIRLLPRAQDGVDDGFWRGEFGGHVGVFPSLLVEELLGPPGPSELSDPEQMLPSPSPPSFSPPAPTSALDGSSVPVLPRDQDLDCPGPLDMMAPRLRPMRPPPPPPAKAPDPGHPDPLT; translated from the exons ATGCAGCCGCCGCCCCGAAAA GTGAAGCCGGCCCAGGAGGTGAAGCTTCGCTTCCTGGAGCAGCTGAGCATTCTTCAGACCCGGCAGCAGAGGGAGGCAGATCTGCTGGAGGATATCAG ATCCTACAGCAAGCAGAGGGCAGCCATTGAGCGGGAGTATGGGCAG GCACTCCAAAAACTGGCTGGGCCATTCCTGAAGAGGGAAGGACACCGGAGCGGGGAAATGGACAGTAG ACCCTCTCTGGGGAGAGGCAGGATGGTGTTTGGTGCCTGGAGATGCCTGCTGGATGCCACCATGGCTGGGGGCCAAGCCCGGCTCCAGGCGTCTGACCGCTACCGGGACCTGGCAGGGGGCACGGGGCGGAGTGCCAAGGAGCAGGTGCTTAGGAAG GGAgcagagaacctccagagggctcAGGCTGAGGTGCTGCAGTCTGTCCGGGAGCTAAGCCGAAGTCGGAAGCTGTATGGGCAGCGGGAACGCGTGTGGACCTTGGCACAGGAGAAGGCGGCTGATGTCCAGGCCAG GCTGAACCGAAGTGACCATGGCCTCTTTCACACTCGGACCAGTCTCCAGAAACTCAGCACCAAG CTGTCTGCTCAGTCGGCCCAGTACTCCCAGCAGCTGAGAGCAGCCCGAAATGAGTACCTGCTCAACTTGGTGGCCACCAATGCCCACCTGGACCACTACTACCAGGAAGAACTGCCAGCCCTGCTCAAG GCCCTGGTCAGTGAGCTGTTGGAGCACTTGAGGGACCCTCTGACCTCACTGAGCCGCACTGAGCTGGAAGCTGCAGAGATGGCCCTGGAGCATGCGCGCCGCGGGGGGCAGGCAACCTCCCAG GTAAGCTGGGAGCAGGATCTGGAGCTCTTTCTTCAGGAGCCCGGAGTattttcccccaccccacctcagcaGTTTCAGCCAGCAGGGAATGATCAG GTGTGTGtcctggagctggagggaggcGCAGGTGGCGTGGCTGGGGAGAGTGGCCTGGAGAAAGAAGTTCAGCGCTGGACGAGCCGCGCTGCCCGAGACTACAAGATCCAGAACCACGGGCATCGG GTGCTGCAGCGGCTGGAGCAGAGGCGGCAGCAGGCTCTGGAGCGAGAAGCTCCGGGCATTGAACAGCGGCTGCAGGAAGTGAGGGAGAGCATCCGGCGGGCACAG GTGAGCCAGGTGAAGGGGGCTGCCCGGCTGGCCCTGCTGCAGGGGGCTGGCCTGGATGTGCAGCACTGGCTGAAGCCAGCCATGACCCAGGCCCAGGACGAGGTGGAGCAGGAGCGACGGCTCAGTGAAGCCCGGCTGTCCCAGAGGGACCTCTCTCCCACG GCTGAGGATGCTGAGCTCTCTGACTTTGAGGAATGTGAGGAGACTGGGGAGCTCTTTGAGGAGCCTGCCCCACAAGCCTTGGCCAccaggcccctcccctgccctgtgcatGTGGTGTTTGGCTATCAG GCAGGACGTGAGGACGAGCTGACCATCACAGAGGGCGAGTGGCTAGAGGTCATAGAGGAGGGAGACGCTGATGAATGGGTCAAG GCTCGGAACCAGCACGGTGAGGTAGGCTTTGTCCCTGAGCGGTATCTCAACTTCCCGGACTTCTCCTTCCCTGAGAGTGGCCATGACAGCGACAATCCCTTGGGGACAGAGCCCACAG CCTTCCTGGCCCGTGCCCTGTACAGCTACACAGGACAGAGTGCAGAGGAGCTGAGCTTCCCCGAGGGGGCGCTCATCCGCCTGCTGCCCCGGGCCCAGGATGGAGTGGATGATGGCTTCTGGAGGGGAGAATTTGGGGGCCATGTTGGGGTCTTCCCCTCCCTGCTGGTGGAGGAGCTGCTCGGCCCCCCAGGCCCATCTGAACTCTCAGACCCTGAACAG ATGCTGCCGTCCCCTTCTCCTCCCAGCTtctcccctcctgcacccaccTCTGCCTTGGATGGTTCCTCTGTACCTGTCCTGCCCAGGG ATCAAGACCTGGACTGCCCTGGACCCTTGGACATGATGGCACCTAGACTCAGGCCG aTGCGTCCACCGCCTCCCCCACCAGCTAAAGCCCCGGATCCTGGCCACCCAGATCCCCTCACCTGA
- the FCHSD1 gene encoding F-BAR and double SH3 domains protein 1 isoform X2, translating into MQPPPRKVKPAQEVKLRFLEQLSILQTRQQREADLLEDIRSYSKQRAAIEREYGQALQKLAGPFLKREGHRSGEMDSRMVFGAWRCLLDATMAGGQARLQASDRYRDLAGGTGRSAKEQVLRKGAENLQRAQAEVLQSVRELSRSRKLYGQRERVWTLAQEKAADVQARLNRSDHGLFHTRTSLQKLSTKLSAQSAQYSQQLRAARNEYLLNLVATNAHLDHYYQEELPALLKALVSELLEHLRDPLTSLSRTELEAAEMALEHARRGGQATSQVSWEQDLELFLQEPGVFSPTPPQQFQPAGNDQVCVLELEGGAGGVAGESGLEKEVQRWTSRAARDYKIQNHGHRVLQRLEQRRQQALEREAPGIEQRLQEVRESIRRAQVSQVKGAARLALLQGAGLDVQHWLKPAMTQAQDEVEQERRLSEARLSQRDLSPTAEDAELSDFEECEETGELFEEPAPQALATRPLPCPVHVVFGYQAGREDELTITEGEWLEVIEEGDADEWVKARNQHGEVGFVPERYLNFPDFSFPESGHDSDNPLGTEPTAFLARALYSYTGQSAEELSFPEGALIRLLPRAQDGVDDGFWRGEFGGHVGVFPSLLVEELLGPPGPSELSDPEQMLPSPSPPSFSPPAPTSALDGSSVPVLPRDQDLDCPGPLDMMAPRLRPMRPPPPPPAKAPDPGHPDPLT; encoded by the exons ATGCAGCCGCCGCCCCGAAAA GTGAAGCCGGCCCAGGAGGTGAAGCTTCGCTTCCTGGAGCAGCTGAGCATTCTTCAGACCCGGCAGCAGAGGGAGGCAGATCTGCTGGAGGATATCAG ATCCTACAGCAAGCAGAGGGCAGCCATTGAGCGGGAGTATGGGCAG GCACTCCAAAAACTGGCTGGGCCATTCCTGAAGAGGGAAGGACACCGGAGCGGGGAAATGGACAGTAG GATGGTGTTTGGTGCCTGGAGATGCCTGCTGGATGCCACCATGGCTGGGGGCCAAGCCCGGCTCCAGGCGTCTGACCGCTACCGGGACCTGGCAGGGGGCACGGGGCGGAGTGCCAAGGAGCAGGTGCTTAGGAAG GGAgcagagaacctccagagggctcAGGCTGAGGTGCTGCAGTCTGTCCGGGAGCTAAGCCGAAGTCGGAAGCTGTATGGGCAGCGGGAACGCGTGTGGACCTTGGCACAGGAGAAGGCGGCTGATGTCCAGGCCAG GCTGAACCGAAGTGACCATGGCCTCTTTCACACTCGGACCAGTCTCCAGAAACTCAGCACCAAG CTGTCTGCTCAGTCGGCCCAGTACTCCCAGCAGCTGAGAGCAGCCCGAAATGAGTACCTGCTCAACTTGGTGGCCACCAATGCCCACCTGGACCACTACTACCAGGAAGAACTGCCAGCCCTGCTCAAG GCCCTGGTCAGTGAGCTGTTGGAGCACTTGAGGGACCCTCTGACCTCACTGAGCCGCACTGAGCTGGAAGCTGCAGAGATGGCCCTGGAGCATGCGCGCCGCGGGGGGCAGGCAACCTCCCAG GTAAGCTGGGAGCAGGATCTGGAGCTCTTTCTTCAGGAGCCCGGAGTattttcccccaccccacctcagcaGTTTCAGCCAGCAGGGAATGATCAG GTGTGTGtcctggagctggagggaggcGCAGGTGGCGTGGCTGGGGAGAGTGGCCTGGAGAAAGAAGTTCAGCGCTGGACGAGCCGCGCTGCCCGAGACTACAAGATCCAGAACCACGGGCATCGG GTGCTGCAGCGGCTGGAGCAGAGGCGGCAGCAGGCTCTGGAGCGAGAAGCTCCGGGCATTGAACAGCGGCTGCAGGAAGTGAGGGAGAGCATCCGGCGGGCACAG GTGAGCCAGGTGAAGGGGGCTGCCCGGCTGGCCCTGCTGCAGGGGGCTGGCCTGGATGTGCAGCACTGGCTGAAGCCAGCCATGACCCAGGCCCAGGACGAGGTGGAGCAGGAGCGACGGCTCAGTGAAGCCCGGCTGTCCCAGAGGGACCTCTCTCCCACG GCTGAGGATGCTGAGCTCTCTGACTTTGAGGAATGTGAGGAGACTGGGGAGCTCTTTGAGGAGCCTGCCCCACAAGCCTTGGCCAccaggcccctcccctgccctgtgcatGTGGTGTTTGGCTATCAG GCAGGACGTGAGGACGAGCTGACCATCACAGAGGGCGAGTGGCTAGAGGTCATAGAGGAGGGAGACGCTGATGAATGGGTCAAG GCTCGGAACCAGCACGGTGAGGTAGGCTTTGTCCCTGAGCGGTATCTCAACTTCCCGGACTTCTCCTTCCCTGAGAGTGGCCATGACAGCGACAATCCCTTGGGGACAGAGCCCACAG CCTTCCTGGCCCGTGCCCTGTACAGCTACACAGGACAGAGTGCAGAGGAGCTGAGCTTCCCCGAGGGGGCGCTCATCCGCCTGCTGCCCCGGGCCCAGGATGGAGTGGATGATGGCTTCTGGAGGGGAGAATTTGGGGGCCATGTTGGGGTCTTCCCCTCCCTGCTGGTGGAGGAGCTGCTCGGCCCCCCAGGCCCATCTGAACTCTCAGACCCTGAACAG ATGCTGCCGTCCCCTTCTCCTCCCAGCTtctcccctcctgcacccaccTCTGCCTTGGATGGTTCCTCTGTACCTGTCCTGCCCAGGG ATCAAGACCTGGACTGCCCTGGACCCTTGGACATGATGGCACCTAGACTCAGGCCG aTGCGTCCACCGCCTCCCCCACCAGCTAAAGCCCCGGATCCTGGCCACCCAGATCCCCTCACCTGA